The window AACAGGCAGAACCTCTTTGATGGCATCCTTGGCTATGATGAGTCCGTGATCCCGCAGATTCACAATGCCATACTTGGACGTCACGACATGATCCTGCTTGGCCTCCGGGGACAGGCCAAGAGCCGACTGATCCGGATGCTCCCGAATCTGCTGGACGAGTACATACCAATAATTGACGGCAGTGACATCAACGACGATCCTTTCGCGCCGATCTCAAAGTATGGTCGCGACTGTATTGCCGAGGCTGGAGATGAGACGCGCATCCTGTGGCTGCACCGGTCGGAGCGCTACGGAGAAAAGCTTGCCACGCCCGACACCACTATGGCGGACCTCATCGGAGACATCGACCCGATCAAAGCTGCTCATCGGCGACTGACGTACGCCGACGAAGAAGTGATCCACTTCGGTATCATTCCTCGAACGAACAGGGGCATTTTCGCGATCAACGAGCTACCGGACTTGCAGCCTCGAATACAGGTCGGCTTGCTCAATGTCCTGGAGGAGCAGGATATTCAGATCAGAGGTTTCAACGTTCGCTTTCCGCTCGATCTGATGATGGTGTTTACAGCGAATCCAGAGGACTACACGAATCGCGGCAATATTATCACGCCCCTCAAGGATCGCATCGACAGCCAGATTATCACACACTACCCGCGCGAAATTGAAACCGGCATTCAGATCACCAGACAGGAGGCGTGGGACGAGCGAGGGGATTTGGCACCGTCGGTCATTGTACCTCATTTCTTCCGGCAGATAATCGAAGAGATCGCCCGTGAGGCCCGCGAAAGCGAATACGTAGATCAGAAGTCGGGTGTCTCTGTACGTTTAACAAGAGCCGCGCTGGAGAACCTGATCTCGGCGGCGGAACGACGTGCGATCATCAATGGAGAGGACGAGACCGTCGTTCGTATCTCGGATCTTTTTTTCGCAGAACCGGCCATTACCGGCAAGGTGGAACTCGTGTACGAGGGCGAGCAGGAAGGTTCTCAGAACGTTGCGAGAATGCTGATCGGACGAGCAGTCAAGAAGGTCTTTGCCGAGCACTTCCCGGACCCCTCTGACAAGAAGTCGGGGCGCTCGCCGTACAAGCCGGTACTTGACTGGTTCGCGGCCGGAAACAGAGCAGCTATCGTACCCAATACTCCGTTTCAGTCTTATGTGTCGGCTCTTGACCAGATCGGCGGATTGAGAGAGGTGGTTCGCAACGTCTCGACCCCGGGTACCACCGCCGAGACCGCCGTGTCCATGGAGTTCGTTCTGGAGGCGCTGCATCAGCACTCGCTCGTCGGAAAAGACATCGAGGAGGACGGTCTCACATACTCGGACATGATGGGGT of the Rhodothermales bacterium genome contains:
- a CDS encoding magnesium chelatase yields the protein MTTPVQNCTTLGELKVAGYRRRSVKDEMRANLITSLRNRQNLFDGILGYDESVIPQIHNAILGRHDMILLGLRGQAKSRLIRMLPNLLDEYIPIIDGSDINDDPFAPISKYGRDCIAEAGDETRILWLHRSERYGEKLATPDTTMADLIGDIDPIKAAHRRLTYADEEVIHFGIIPRTNRGIFAINELPDLQPRIQVGLLNVLEEQDIQIRGFNVRFPLDLMMVFTANPEDYTNRGNIITPLKDRIDSQIITHYPREIETGIQITRQEAWDERGDLAPSVIVPHFFRQIIEEIAREARESEYVDQKSGVSVRLTRAALENLISAAERRAIINGEDETVVRISDLFFAEPAITGKVELVYEGEQEGSQNVARMLIGRAVKKVFAEHFPDPSDKKSGRSPYKPVLDWFAAGNRAAIVPNTPFQSYVSALDQIGGLREVVRNVSTPGTTAETAVSMEFVLEALHQHSLVGKDIEEDGLTYSDMMGSMLSSLGPFSDEDEEQLPFG